Within the Vespa crabro chromosome 5, iyVesCrab1.2, whole genome shotgun sequence genome, the region aagaaaaaaacagaatgcGTTTCCTGGTGAACAACGCTGCCGTGTGTCGGCATTACGTTATAACTTCGCTAGATGCTCCAGGACCAAAAACAAGACCTTTTATGCAACAAATCAAACTAGGAGACGTACTTGTAGAAAAACCACTTCTAGACCTGAGCTTCAGGTTACCTTTCAAATGGACTTTCCTAATAGCAGATGTCAACCAAGTTATCCTGGAAAATGAACTCCTACACAAACACCAATTTTTTCCCTACGGCTCATCAACAACGTAACAAAACTATCTATAAGGAGTCAGATATCGCTTATTTGACAACCCAACAAGTGATCCGACTTTTATGATGTGCTGAGTCGATACTCGCAGGTCACGACACGTTTGCTGTTAAAAACCATATCACAACATTCGAAACTATATCATTATGAAAAATCCATCTTGCACAAATAAGACTCGGATAATTTTAccagaaaaatacaaaaaggccaaatgaaaaattgaaatctagATTGCCATATCATGAATTCTTCAGATAGCCTTTAATCTAGTGCGATTTGGCTGTGAAAGACTTAAGTCTGTAATATCTGCGACGAGTACAGACAGCTCAACGAGATCATCATATCTGATAAGCATTCAGTATATATAAGACATTACTCACAAACTCCACGGATGTAACTGCCAATTGGGAAATCCAACAGTTACGTACTTGAGAAATAAGCTATCCACTCAAGGTActtatttattgttgttattgtatacGAGAGCGATTTTAGATGCGCGTCTCGCACCGGACCAGTGATGACAATCGATTCGACACAGAAGAAATGTCCCCCATCTCGTCCTTATTATCTAAGCTATAGACCCTCTAGTCGCGATGAATAAGGGCTACGGCACTAGGCTAGGATATCGTTGTAGGCTGTCAGCAAAATACCGCTCACTGTGTTCCCGCAAATTAATTTACGCGCGTTCTTTTAAAACATCCCGTGAGAAATTAAGAAGTAAATGCGCGATATTAAATGATGCGCGCTATATAAATCTCACCGTGTTTTCGATTAAATAAGTTACAATTGTTTGTGTGTTTCGTATATGATGTGAACTTAGTTATACTGGTTGCTTCTGAAGGAGGCTTGAGAGCTTAGATGTTGTGAGTCTGAAAGATTTAACTTGACTGTCCTTTTGACGTCTTTAGAACTATCCTAGGTAAGTGAAGATTGATGATATGACTGAAATGATATTAGGAAAGTGAATAAAAAGGGCGGAGTTGAAAtatggaaagggaaagaataaaTGCCCATAAGTCGAGGATAGTTCGTTGGAATGTTTAAACATTCCGTGTGTGCCCCTTTTGTTCAGATAGTTTCAGACTCAATTTGAGTTGAGATAACTCTTGGCTTATCGCGCCTAGGCGTCtactttcgttatttatttattggccGGATTGACATATTATTAAAACCCAGATATTTTACTAAGAATGCCTAGGCCCAGACAAAGGTGCCACATGTTATTATCTATGAGTTTTGTTAGTTAATATCCAATAGGTTCCCAAGGGTAAATATTTCCAATGGTGATATAATGAGTTGTTCGgaaagtaatttcgtttttttttttttttgtaaaaatgaaagacaattttcgtataatgaacaaatattttattaaattatatattgttcatTCTGGTCCAATACCTTTTGCCATCTTTCTGGTAGTAGCATGATTCGACGCTCATAAAATTTTTGGTCTTTGCTGGCAAAAAACTGATCGAGGTGGTTTTTGACTTCCTCATTTGAAGTGAAGGTTTTACTGTCTAAAAAATTTTGCAGTGACcggaacaaataataatccgaAGGTGCCAGATCTGGAGAATATGGTGGGTGTGGCATTGTACCTCATTCAAGCTGTAAAAGCTTTTGGCAAGAGACCAAATTTATATGAGGTCTCGCATTATCTTGGTGGAACACTACATCTTTTCTGTTGATTAATTCTGGCCTTTTCTGTTGAAATGCATCATTCAGTTTGTCCAGCTGATGGCAGTAGACTTCCGAATTAATTGTTGTGTTATCCGAtaaaatctcaaaaaaaaacgaatccTTTAAAATCCCACCAAACAGACAGCATCACCTTTTTTTGATGGATATTGGCTTTGGAAATGCTTTGAACcgatccatttttttttgctccatGATCTCTTGCGTTTGACATTGTTATATACAATCCATTTTTCGTCCCCAGTAATGATGCGCTTCAAAAATGGATCGTTTTCGTGACGTTTGAGAAGCGAATCACAGACGTCAACGCGACGACACAAATTTCTCTCAGTGAGAACATGGGGAACCCATATATCGAGCTTCGAGGTTAAACCCAGGCCTTTCAATTGGTCATAAACAgttgaatttgataaatttaaccTCTCACCGATCTCACGGGTGTTGTTATTCGCCGGTTTGCATCAACTAATGCCTTTATCGTGTCTTTATCAGCTTTAACCGGCCTTCCAGAACATGATGCATCTTTGACATCAAAATTGCCAGATCGAAATTTTGCAAACCAGTTCTGGCACTGGCGTACTGTCAACACATCTTCTCCATACACATCGGTTAATTTCTTTCTGGCTTGAACAgcatttttaccttttctatagtaaaaaagtaaaatatgacGAAAATGCTGCTTATTGCTCTCCATATTTAAAAGGACACCAACCAAAAACTACTGCGTAAAATCAATTGGACTTTTTCACACACAAGCCTTGCTATATCAGCTCTCAAAACATATAATGATTATGCAGCTTAAGTGTGAAGTTGGATgcaaaaaatacaattaaatcttCTGTcgggaaaaaacgaaattactttcCGAACAACCCAATCTAACACTTAAGACAAAGTGCCGCGAACAATGGAGAGATGCATGTGTGCGTCAACAGTACTAAACATTTAAGTAAACGGATAGATACTATTCTTGATTTGTCGAAATccaaaaatatcattgaaattcgAAGATTTCTAGACATGCTGaacttttatagaaaattcattaaagaCGTTGCTGTTAGGTCGAAAGAGCGCAACTACGAAAGCCTTTTCTGATACTCGTCTCGCTTCGGATCAGCAATGATAGTTGATTTGCACGAGAGAAAATTCTCCCGTCTCTTCCTAATAGTCAGAGTTATAGATTCACTGGTCACGATGAATGAGGGCAGCAAATACCGTAGTAGGTCATCAGCAAAATACCGCTTTCCCACAAATTAATGGGAGAACGTGAATTATTTTGAAGGATCCCGTGGAGCTCCTGAAATAGATGCGAGACAGTAGATATAGTGAGAATTGTGGTTATCACAGTATATTTGTCGTAGTATGATACAATTGTTGATGTGTTCTGGTGTAGTGAATTTATTTCTG harbors:
- the LOC124424334 gene encoding histone-lysine N-methyltransferase SETMAR-like, which codes for MESNKQHFRHILLFYYRKGKNAVQARKKLTDVYGEDVLTVRQCQNWFAKFRSGNFDVKDASCSGRPVKADKDTIKALVDANRRITTPVRSVRGLGLTSKLDIWVPHVLTERNLCRRVDVCDSLLKRHENDPFLKRIITGDEKWIVYNNVKRKRSWSKKKWIGSKHFQSQYPSKKVYCHQLDKLNDAFQQKRPELINRKDVVFHQDNARPHINLTVKPSLQMRKSKTTSISFLPAKTKNFMSVESCYYQKDGKRITWLTSAIRKVHLKGNLKLRSRSGFSTSTSPSLICCIKGLVFGPGASSEVIT